TATACATAGAATGCACCATTAAATagcataaaaatattttgcaaaaatatgtgctaataggaGATATTGAGGTCATCATCAGTACTCCCCTCATCATAATCGGTCTCGGAAGGTGACCTATCTCTCCTAGAAGTATCCTTAGTATCCAGATCCCAAAAGATTTTGATCCATGCATCTCCTTTAGCTCTtttatcttcaaaagtatcaaaagAATCCCCTTTAGATTCATGTAAAGCTAAAGAATCtcattcatattcatgtttatctGTCTCAAAATTAGTTTGTAGAATTTTGTCACTGTATCTTATAGGGATGTCTTTAGGTGTAATTTTTTTGTCGACAGTTGCTATAGGTGTTGTATCTGACGGGGTTATTGATGTTGCTTGGGTGTCTGAAACAGACAAGAGATTTAACCTTGGAGTGATGGGCTTATAAGTTGGTTTCTTTTGTTTGCTTGTAAGCTTGAGTTTAGAAGATCCCCTTGGACTAGGATTAAATCTGAGTTTTGTTTTATCTCTTGGTTTTAACAAGGGTTGTAATGACTCGTGCAATCCCTGTTTGTAGGATCCTAAaacactatggccatcatagcccatttttTGCAATATGGTGAAGCCTTTTCTATACTTCTCAATGGGAATATTTACCTTTGTCTATAGGGTCCTTGTAGATCCATTTGGCCAAATCCTCTTCCACATTCTCCTCCTCTTGGGTCCTTCTAGGGGTGAATTGAGTTAGTGTACATGTATCTGCTGCAACAAGTGGCTCGAGTGAAATTTGTAGTTTTCCACGAGTCCTATGTGAGAGAGGTGTTGGCTAACACAAAAAAGTtggtttcttttgttttcttgtaaGCTTGAGTTTAGAAGATCCCCTTGGACTAGGATtaaatctgatttttgttttatcTCTTGGTTTTAACAAGGGTTGTAATGACTCATGCAATCCCTGTTTGTAGGATCCTAAaacactatggccatcatagcccatttttTGCAATATGGTGAAGCCTTTTCTATACTTCTCAATGGGAATATTTACCTTTGTCTATAGGGTCCTTGTAGATCCATTTGGCCAAATCCTCTTCCACATTCTCCTCCTCTTGGGTCCTTCTAGGGGTGAATTGAGTTAGTGTACATGTATCTGCTGCAACAAGTGGCTCGAGTGAAATTTGTAGTTTTCCACGAGTCCTATGTGAGAGAGGTGTTGGCTAACACAAAAAAGTtggtttcttttgttttcttgtaaGCTTGAGTTTAGAAGATCCCCTTGGACTAGGATTAAATCTGAGTTTTGTTTTATCTCTTGGTTTTAACAAGGGTTGTAATGACTCATGCAATCCCTGTTTGTAGGATCCTAAaacactatggccatcatagcccatttttTGCAATATGGTGAAGCCTTTTCTATACTTCTCAATGGGAATATTTACCTTTGTCTATAGGGTCCTTGTAGATCCATTTGGCCAAATCCTCTTCCACATTCTCCTCCTCTTGGGTCCTTCTAGGGGTGAATTGAGTTAGTGTACATGTATCTGCTGCAACAAGTGGCTCAAGTGAAATTTGTAGTTTTCCACAAGTCCTATGTGAGAGAGGTGTTGGCTAACACAAAAAAGTTGGCTAATGTTATATTCTCCTAGGCCTTCATCTtttactttcatctttagcttgtcCTATTTGGGTGTAGGGATTGGTGTACAAGCAAGAGAAGTTGGGTGGATGTATGATGATGAGGTTGTGGCATCTTTGTTGTTGGGCACCATGATATTTGGATGGTGACTAATGTTattatagaaggaaaatggattggcatcaccaaggatagtaatctctactccgttatgtgggaatttgatgcactgatggtaggtggatggtacTACCTCCATGACATGAATACATGGTCTTCCTAGTAGGAGATTATATGGAAGATGAAGATCTAGGACTTGGAAAATCACATCCTTAACTATTGGTCCTTCCCTTACTGGTAGAGTAATGCACCCTTTAGaagagcattcttcatcatcatatatgaTAGGTGTCAAATATGCTCTGTTTTCtatcattttctcccttgttttccTTAAATTTTCTTGGTCATAAGTCCCTTGTTGCCAGTTAAGTAATAGTGAAATAAGATATATCTAGCATAATTTTAAAGATGGTAGAATATTTCCCAATTTCATCAATCGCTTGAGAAAATGATACAACTAGCTCTATTTTGCTACAGGAACTACAGGTGAACAAGTGGAGATGCAGTCAGCCACACAGTTGGATAAAGTAGTTTAGAGGTTTAGAGGTCGTTGTTTTGTTACTTCATTTTGGGCAAGTTGTTTTGAGCCAAGTGGCCAAAATTATATGCTATTATTACCATGTTTTGTGGTTAAACACTTGTGGCCTACGACCCAAACCGAAAGATATACTTATCCAAGTTTAGTGTGTAAAATTTATCGATCATAATAACTCAGTTAGATGTTTTGAAGCTATATAAGCAGATATGTAATCATAAGATGGGGGAATATATTATTAGAAAGCTCTGCTAAAACTTATTTTTCTGTCATATGAATTTATCGAATTGGTGAAGTGGACTTCTTGTAGCAGTTTGTATTGATTAGTCTCTTTCCATGTGAACCAGAGGAAGGGCCCCCTCTTGGGAAACTTGGTGAGATCGTGttgtcaatttcctttaaatctgtTGTGTGACCTTTTTATGAATGCATAGATATAGATTGGTGTGAAtataattatctttgaaggattgaATAGTTTCTTTTGTTCTTGGGATAAAAGTACTAATTCGAAAGACGGTTTCAATTGTTGCATTGGACTTCAGATATTATCTTTCTTCACTCCCCCTCGATATACCATTCACAATTCATTGTCACTCCTTGCTCCCTGCTGCAGTTTTACACTCTGTCACAAGTCCATCAGTTCTGTTGCAGACCAATAAACTTCCTGTCGCAAACCACTTCCTGTCACCATTCACTCTGCAACTTCCATAACTGAAGTCTCGATTCCTGTAATGTTATTCAACAGTATCTTTCAAGGAATCTAAGTGAGAATAAGTGATATTATTTTATAAATGGTTTAAGTGTGAGTAAGAGTAATGATTCTTTCTAATTGTATACTAGGTTAAGAATGtgctttcaatttcaagttttagTATGATTTATGGTTTCATTAAATAAACTTTCATAGTTACTGGTATAAGTATTTGATTTATAAGACTGTATTGAAGTTCTTGATTTAGATTCCCTTTTCTTTTCCTGTAATTTGCATTTCACCCCCACTTAACTTGTTATCTTCATCCCTTCGGTAAATTGCCCCAATATCTTTCATCAGTCTACAACCCTGGATTGACATTCGATAGGTGTAAACTGAACCTCCAAAATATGATCAAATATTAAGTTACATTGAAACATAGTTTTACCCAACATTTTTGGCACCACTGCCGGGGAAAGATATTAAAGGTATGAAGCCGTAGCAAGTTAAGATAGGAACAGTGCGCCCTTGAGAAGTCTTGAGCAATTGTCAACCTTGCTTAGGATAGTACCTTTGGTTTGCATTGCCATAATTCATTTAGGTGCATGAATAGATCTAGAGATAGTAAACGAAGGTTTGTTAAAAAGGATTTAGCGATTAGTTCACAacctcaaaaataccaaaaagagaAAACACCATTAAGTGGACAAACTAAAACCAAGTCAAAACAATCTGGATTGCAAAAAAAAAAGTAAGGAACCAAATGTTGACAAACATACTATCACCAGTTCTCCGGATTTAGCTAAACAATTTGTTGATTCCTTTGAGTCTCGGTGGGGTAAATCTCCTGAAAAACCATTCTCTGTTTACTATACACCTTGGGCATTAGAGGCCATTAGGGAAGTAGAAGGAATGGGGGATAACAATGGAGGTAATATTGGGGGAATTGGAGGCAATAATGGAGCTAAACATGAGAGGGCATTGGTCCAAcaaaataatcccataacctttgAATTCCCTATAGCTCATCTCGTTGAAGATGCTCCTGTGAAGAATATACCACATTTTGCACTACCCATATTTAGAGGACTCACTGTTGAAGATCCTGACATGtttttatttgagtttgatgttctttgtcaTAGCTATGATTACCAAAGTAATGCCCAAAATTTAAAGCTCTTTCCAACCACACTAAAAGATGCGGCGTTACGATGGTTCATGGGACTTCAGAACATGGGACGACATGAAAGAAGCATTCTTGACAAAATACCAAGAGTATTGTAAGACAAGGAAGTTTGGGATGAGATCTTTCTCATGACTCaaaaagaagatgaatctattgaGGATTTTCTTGAGCGCTTTATCTGTAGTCTACAAAGATGCTGACGACCTGATTTAACTCTGGATACTATGAAAATGCTTTTTCTACGGGGTATTAGAGATGACACAATGGATGCTTTGAATTTAATTGGTAAAGGTGACATTTCTAAGTTAAGCTTTGAAGAAATTTGTGATATTTGCAGGAACTATGCGAGATCCCAACGATCAGTAAGAGGCCCTCCAAGTAAGTACCTTTCCTCTAATACATCAGGAATTACAAAGCAAGAAATAGGTAGTTTGCTTGAAGACCTCAAAACTGATTTATTGAGTCATATGGGAAAACAAATGGACACACTTTATACTCGTAGGAAacaggaggaagcaaagaaggCCTTAGCTGTGTATTGCCCTACATGTCGTAAAAAGAATGGTCAGGAAGATTGTCCATATAATCGCGCCAATATTTCATCTCTAGAAGAGGCTAGTAAAAGTTCCATTTGAAAACCTCTTCCTGAGGGAGTGACTAGTATGGAGTATGCTGAGGAACCTATTTACTTTATGGTACCCTGACGTCCTTTTCCACCACGAGCCATGCAACCACATTATTCTAATGAATATTTCTCAGGAGAAAATCAACCCTTTCAACATCAGGCTACATGGTATGGGGGTTGACAAAAACCTCCTCCTTACTCTCAATGGCCACAATAGCAACAATATGCTTCACAGCTATGGCAACAGGCATGGAGGCCACAACCACCACACCCTACACCTTATCAACAAACCACACCATTTCCACAACCATGTCTTCCACAAGCTCTACTTCCTCCACCAAACTTAATAAGTCCTTATCAACAACAATAGTTTCTTCCACCTATACCATCCTCTTCTAATCCGCCACAACCACCGAAACCTACAACTATGCCCACTCAACCAAATCTAAATCCCAACAATAAACCTTCTCAACCCATATATAATAATGAGGTGGCAAATTACCCTACATATCCAATCAATGTGGTAGAACTCGAAGGAGTTCAATTAAGATCAAGAAAGGTTCTTCAAGGGCCTACTATCACAGAAATCGAGGAAGAAGCTGAGGAGATTCCTATAAAGGAACCCCCATTCTCTCCACCCTTTCCTAATCGCTTACTTTCCAAACCTGTATCAAAGGAGCCCGCACAGATTGAGTTTGATCTTATGAATGAACTTCAGAATGTTAATATCAAAATTCCTTTGTTGCAGGCCATAAAAGACATTCCGATATACAACAAGACGGTTCAGGAGTTGTGTACCcgcaagaaaaagaagaaagaggatccaaAGACTGTTCAAGTTATCGGCCAAATAGCCGACTTGATGCTTGGGAGTTTGGCCATGCCCAAATATTCAGATCCGAGTAGTCCAATTATCAAGGTAAGTGTTGGTAAGACTACTATTCCTAACACACTAGTAGATTTAGGTGCTGCAATTAATGTAATGACAAATGAGACTAAAGAAAAATTGGCACTTAAAGGATTGAGACCTACACCAACAGTTCTTCAAATGGCTGACCGCTCATTAGTCAAACCTGAAGGGGTAATTGAGGATGTAGTACTTTCTATTGATTCATGGGATTATCCTACTGATTTTATGATTCTGCAACCAAAAGTTAAGTTGGGGGGGTATCCCTTGATCTTGGGACGACCCTGGTTAGCTGTTGCCAATGCCTTCATCAATTGTTGTTCAGGTAACATGGTTATTTCTAATGGGGAGCATACTAAACAATTGACATTGTATCCTCCAACACAACCTATGCTAGAAACCAAAGATCCACTTTGGATTGACAGTGACTTAGAGGATTCATTAACAATCTTGATGATTGACCAAGCATTGGACCTGGAAGATCCTACTGAGGAGAGTATCCTTGtaaattttcttcaaaattggtatgaatCAAATGATCTTCTAGCTAATCTGGTCCTTCCTTCCAGTATCAATCCCAATTGTTCTTTTGGAAATTTTCCTTCATTAGGTAACTCTCGATTAGTTCAATATTTCTTAACTTTGCATCAGTTGTTACCTCACCAATGTTTATATAGTCCAATGTTAACCTTAGAAACTCCTAGCCATTTCAAAATCCTAGCTCTAGATTGCCTAACACAATCAACACCTATGGAAATCCTACCAAGTCGTACCCTTAATATTAACCCAAATTTAAGCCCAGGACAAATCCAAGATTTAATAACTATGCTCAGGGATAACAAAGCAGCATTTGCTTGGGAATACTAGGATATGCATGGAATTCATCCTGATACTTGTACACATCACATTTACATAGACGAAGGGAGTCGCCCAGTTAGACAGCCGCAAAGGAGACTAAACCCTGCGTTAAGAGAAATTGTCAAGGAGGAGTTacaaaaattattaaatgttgggTTCATTTATCCTATTTTTGATAGCAGGTGGGTATCTCCCTTAGTTGTGGTTCCCAAAAAGAATGGTAAGTGGCATatttgtgttgattatagagcattAAATAAAGCAACtaaaaaggatcattttccattaccattcaTTGATCAAGTGTTGGACACTCTTGCAGGAAAGCGATTCTTTTCtttcttggatggattcagtggatACAATCAGATTCGCATAGCACCAGAGGATCACAACAAGACTACTTTCACGTGTCTGTGGGGTACCTTTGCTTACAATGTTCTTCCTTTCGGTTTATGCAATGCTCTgactacttttcaaagggcagtatTAAGTATTTCTGTTGATTTAATTAATGATTGTGTTGAGgtatatatggatgattttactacaCATGGCAATACTTTTACAGAAGCTAAGGATAATCTAGAAAAGGTACTTAAATGATGTATAGACACTAACTTGTCCTTGAGTCATGAAAAGTGTCACATGTTGATGACTAAAGGAATTGTGTTAGGCCATTTGATTTCTTCCAAAGgaattcaagttgatcctaaaaagATCCAGATAATACAAGACTTACCAACACCATCTACCCAAAAGGATgtcagaagtttccttggtcatgcagGTTATTACAGAAGATTTATCTAGAATTTTAGTAAAATTGCCTTGCCATTGTTTACCCTGTTAGCTAAAGATGTTGTCTTTTCGTGGACCTCTGAGTGTCAAGAAGCCTTTGAGACTATCAAAACTAAACTTGTTACTACACCAGTTCTTAGAGGTCCAAATTGGGAGTTAACTTTTCATATCCACACTAATGCTTCAAATGCTTCTATGGGAGCTATGCTTGGACAAAAGGAAGATaatcttttctattctatttattacatcagaAAGAACTTCACTGGAGCAGAGGTAAACTATATGGTAACTGAAAAGGAGTTTTTGGTCGTTGTTTATGCTATTAATAAATTTCAGCATTATATTACTAGTTATAAAGTATTTGTTCATACAAACCACTCTGCAATTTGTTTCTTAATAAATAAACCTGTGGTAACTGGATGTGTTATTAGATGGTTGTTTCTCTTACAAGAATTTGATGTTACTATACTTGATAAGCCTAGTCGAGAAAATGTGGTTGCAGACTTTTTGTCTAGGTTGCAGCAGCCAAATAATGAACCTGTTCCAGTAGATGATGCTTTTCCGGATGAGCACCTCTTTGCTATCTCCACAACGAGCCCTTGGTATTCAAATATTGCCAACTATCTAGTTACATGCAAGTTTCCTCCACATTTCTCCCCTTGCGAACGTCGCAAGTTGGTGGGACTCAGTGGACATTATACCTAGATCAATGGTCTTCTCTTCCGTACCGGTATTGACAATATTATGTGTAGATGTGTTCCTAAGGAGGATGTCTTTGATATTCTTCGTGCCTAACATACTGAACCATGTGGTGGACACTTTTCTGCTCAAAGGACTGCTCAGAAAGTTCTTACTACCGGATATTATTGGCCTATTATTCATAAGGATTGTAAGTGGTATGTTCAGCATTGTCATCAATGCCAGCGAATGGGTCATCCAACTCgctctgatgagatgccattacaCCCTCAGCTCTCCATTGAATCCTTTGAGAAGTGGGGTCTAGATTTTGTGGGACCTATTAACCCACCTTCTAGAACAAGGAGTACATTCTTGTTTGTACCGACTACGTCACAAAGTGGGTTGAAGTTGTCACCCTCAAACATGCACGAGACACCAAGGTGGTTGACTTTTTATATTCATAGATTTTCACTCACTTTGGTGTACCTCGAGAAATCACTACAAATCAAGGACCTCAGTTTACTTCAAAACTCA
The nucleotide sequence above comes from Cryptomeria japonica chromosome 11, Sugi_1.0, whole genome shotgun sequence. Encoded proteins:
- the LOC131860231 gene encoding uncharacterized protein LOC131860231; the encoded protein is MPTQPNLNPNNKPSQPIYNNEVANYPTYPINVVELEGVQLRSRKVLQGPTITEIEEEAEEIPIKEPPFSPPFPNRLLSKPVSKEPAQIEFDLMNELQNVNIKIPLLQAIKDIPIYNKTVQELCTRKKKKKEDPKTVQVIGQIADLMLGSLAMPKYSDPSSPIIKVSVGKTTIPNTLVDLGAAINVMTNETKEKLALKGLRPTPTVLQMADRSLVKPEGVIEDVVLSIDSWDYPTDFMILQPKVKLGGYPLILGRPWLAVANAFINCCSGNMVISNGEHTKQLTLYPPTQPMLETKDPLWIDSDLEDSLTILMIDQALDLEDPTEESILVNFLQNWWVSPLVVVPKKNGKWHICVDYRALNKATKKDHFPLPFIDQVLDTLAGKRFFSFLDGFSGYNQIRIAPEDHNKTTFTCLWGTFAYNVLPFGLCNALTTFQRAVLSISVDLINDCVEVYMDDFTTHGNTFTEAKDNLEKNFSKIALPLFTLLAKDVVFSWTSECQEAFETIKTKLVTTPVLRGPNWELTFHIHTNASNASMGAMLGQKEDNLFYSIYYIRKNFTGAEVNYMVTEKEFLVVVYAINKFQHYITSYKVFVHTNHSAICFLINKPVVTGCVIRWLFLLQEFDVTILDKPSRENVVADFLSRLQQPNNEPVPIFTHFGVPREITTNQGPQFTSKLIAALVKEYEIHHWKSTPYHPQANGQVEVTNRELENILTKTVALHKRDWAIWLLEAVWAYRTTLKTTTGLTPYEMVYGKKVVLPIEFEIKTLCTALQVGLSLSDAQWAHLSQLHSLDELRQDVLFQTKIIQKQCALWHDKHIHQCSFQPRDWALLYDS